From Rhododendron vialii isolate Sample 1 chromosome 10a, ASM3025357v1, the proteins below share one genomic window:
- the LOC131304300 gene encoding calcium-binding protein CML38-like yields MDENKKKQYERVFSHFDENKDGKISPAELRLCLGTIGGEISESEAEAVVLLMDSDGDGLLGLEDFIRLVEGTEEEEKVKDLKEAFKMYEEMDDECKGSTGSSSITPRSLKRMLSRLGEKKSVGECEVMISQFDLNGDGVLNFDEFRNMMA; encoded by the coding sequence ATGgacgaaaacaaaaagaagcaaTACGAGAGAGTGTTCAGCCACTTCGACGAGAACAAGGACGGGAAGATCTCGCCGGCGGAGCTGCGCCTCTGCCTGGGGACGATAGGCGGAGAGATATCCGAGTCGGAGGCGGAGGCGGTGGTGCTGCTGATGGATTCGGACGGCGACGGTCTGCTGGGGCTGGAGGACTTCATCAGGCTGGTGGAAGggacggaggaggaggagaaggtaAAGGACTTGAAGGAGGCGTTCAAGATGTACGAAGAAATGGACGATGAGTGTAAGGGTAGTACCGGGAGTAGTAGTATTACGCCCAGGAGTTTGAAGCGGATGCTGAGCAGGCTTGGGGAGAAGAAGAGTGTGGGGGAGTGTGAGGTTATGATTTCTCAGTTTGATTTGAATGGGGAtggggttttgaattttgatgagtTTAGGAATATGATGGCTTAA
- the LOC131304295 gene encoding probable adenylate kinase 7, mitochondrial yields the protein MAALCRSRLAAHPRWLRTFTSIRGYGSSAAAAQVQYDYDYDDDEEFESDAWRNRDRTIGETDGSATGRGVQWVIMGDPLAMKHVYAERLSKLLHVPHISMGTLVRQELHPLSSLYKQIANAVNQGKLVPEDIIFGLLSKRLEEGYSRGETGFILDGIPRTRIQAEILDQIADIDLVVNFKCTEDCLLNQHMRTGIYSPGKEFLSMSKSGYPSSSSSDAEGAWKDKLSMRAEQSKPLEDYYRQQKKLLDFQAAGAPGETWQGLLAALHLQHMNAISSSQKLTA from the exons ATGGCCGCACTCTGCCGCTCGAGACTAGCGGCGCACCCGAGGTGGCTGAGGACGTTCACCTCGATTAGAGGTTACGGATCATCTGCGGCGGCGGCTCAGGTCCAGTACGACTACGActacgacgacgacgaggagtTCGAGAGCGACGCGTGGCGTAATCGGGACCGTACGATTGGCGAGACGGATGGATCGGCGACGGGGAGGGGAGTGCAGTGGGTGATAATGGGGGACCCACTGGCGATGAAGCACGTGTACGCCGAGAGGCTGTCGAAGCTCCTCCACGTGCCTCACATTTCCATGGGCACTCTCGTTCGTCAAGAGCTCcaccctctctcctctctctacaAACAG ATTGCGAATGCTGTGAACCAAGGGAAGCTTGTTCCAGAAGATATCATTTTTGGTCTGTTGTCAAAGAGGTTGGAAGAAGGTTACTCCAGGGGGGAAACCGGGTTTATTCTAGATGGAATTCCTCGCACGAGGATCCAAGCT GAGATCCTTGACCAAATTGCTGATATTGATTTAGTTGTTAATTTCAAATGCACGGAAGATTGCTTGTTGAATCAGCATATGAGAACTGGAATTTATTCTCCAGGAAAAGAATTTCTCAGCATGAGCAAGTCGGGGTATCCAAGTTCTTCAAGTTCTGACGCAGAAGGTGCCTGGAAAGATAAACTCAGTATGCGTGCTGAGCAG agCAAGCCATTAGAAGATTATTATCGGCAACAAAAGAAGCTCCTCGACTTTCAAGCGGCCGGTGCACCTGGAGAAACCTGGCAAGGTCTCTTGGCAGCATTACATCTTCAGCATATGAATGCCATCTCTTCTTCGCAGAAGCTGACTGCATGA